The Gemmatimonadaceae bacterium genome includes the window GATCATGCTCGGCTCGCCGGGTATTATGACGGTCTTGAAATCGCGCGTCCGGGCCTGCAGCAACCCTCCGCGCCGCGCTTCCTTTTCGATCAGCACTTCGCGCCGCTGCCCGAGCTGGCGGAGATTTCGATCCCTGACTCCGGACCGGACCGTGTCGATAAGGCGGGCGAGTCGCTCGCCGGCAACTTCATCCGGTACAGTCTCGCTGGGAGGAAAACGCGTTGCCGGAGTACCCTCGCGCAGAGAGAACTTGAACGTGAAGGCATCCTCAAACCCCACTTCGCGCACCGCGCTCAGCGTTGCCTCGAAGTCGTCGTCCGTTTCGCCCGGGAATCCGACGATCACATCCGTCGTCAGAGCCAGACCGGGAATGGCAGCGCGCAGACGCGCGACACACTCGAGGTATTTCTCCCGCGTATAGCGACGGAGCATCCGCTTCAGCACCACCGAGGAGCCGGATTGCATCGGGAGATGAACGTGCTCGCACACCGCATCGGTGTCAGCCATCGCGGCCACCACGCGGTCGCTGAAATCATTGGGGTGAGGACTGGTGAAGCGAAGTCGTCTCAGGCCACCGACCGCGCCGACCGCACGCAGCAGATCGGCGAAATCGTACCTGCCGTCGTTGTACGAGTTCACGGTCTGACCGAGGAGAACAACCTCCGTCATGCCTTCGGCGACCACGGTCTTCGTCTCGCGCACCACATCTTCGAGTCTGCGACTTCGCTCCGGACCGCGAGTCGTCGGTACAATGCAGTAGGTGCACCGGTAATCGCACCCGCGCTGGACCGGAATCCACGCCTTCACGCTATCAAAGCGGCGCGCGGAGAAATCCTCGTAGTGCTCTTCGAGATCGAAGTCCGTAGAGCTCGTACGCGCACCCCGTCGCGCGTTCTCGATAAGCAGGGGCAGCGCGCGATAACCATCGGGGCCGATGACCAGGCTCACATGGCTCGCTCGCTGGAGGATCTGCGGGCCAAGCCGTTGAGCCATGCATCCGGTTACGCCGAGCACGGCCCCGCGCTTCATCCTGCTCTTCATCTCGCCAAGCCTGCCAATCACACGCTGCTCGGCGTGCTCGCGGATGGCGCAAGTGTTGACGAGAATGACGTCGGCGGTCTCAGGTACATCCACCGGCCGATAACCGGACGCAGCGAGCTTTCCAAGCATGAGCTCGGAGTCGCTGACATTCATCTGGCACCCGTAGGTCTCGATGTAAACGGTGGATTCGACCGTCGGCTTCATGCTTCCAAACTACCAGTGGTCGTGGCAGTAAGCGTCGCGTTTCTGACGAAGAGTTTCGCGGCAAACCGATCGCGCCTGCGTATTCCAGGGCTTGCTATTGCGACCGAGAGATGATCCTCGGTCAGTCCATCCTGTGCGGAAATGGCCACGACATCGGCCGTACCGTCCGCCCGCAAGTTCCTGTAATCAGCGGACTTATGCCTGCTGAGCTCACGTAATTCCGAGCACCTGCGATCGATGTCGGTCGATGCAACCTCCCCTCGGAGCCGTGACGCCGCCGCGCCCGGACGAGCCGAGTAGGGGAAGACGTGCAAGGAGGTGAATGGGAGCCGCTCGATGAGTGCGCGAGTCTGATGATGGTCTTCTTCGGCTTCTCCGGGAAACCCGCAGATCACATCGGCGCCCAGCCCGAAGACACGTCGCGAGCCGACGATGCGCTCGATGCGGGCTTCGTACGTCCTCGCTGTATACCAATGGCGGCCCATTCGCCTGAGCACGCGATCAGACCCCGATTGCAGCGGCGCGTGGAGGTAGGGCGCCAATCGGGCAGGATCGGCCAGGAGCTCGAGAAGACGGTCGTCGACTTCAGTTGCCTCGAGCGAAGACAATCGGAATCGAACTAGCGGGATAGCCTTGATGAGCGCCTCGACGAGGAGAGAGAGTGAGCTTCCTGTGTCTGTCCCGTACGAGCCGATGTGAATTCCAGTCAGAACTATCTCAGGATGGGACTCGGCGAGAAGCTGTGCCTCAGCCACGAGCTCGTGCAGCGAACGCGAACGGTTGGAACCTCGTGCAAGCGTCGTCGCGCAGAACGTGCAATGCTCGTCGCACCCGTCCTGTATCCGGAGGAGCGCACGCGCCCCCGTCTGCGTCCGCGCGCCACTCGGCGATGGCGCGTTTCGCAAGCCGAGTGTCGCTGCAATCATGTTTAGATTTGCGCCGGCGACCGTATCCGATACTGTCGGGAGAGTGCGGAGAGGCGCGATGCGCTCGTCGCGAATCGACAGCCCCGGTGCACATCCCATCACGACGGTGCGCAGCGAAGGGTTGGAGCGCGCAGCCCGCCGAACTCCTTTCCGAAGCTCAGCCTCGGCTGCGGCCGTAACGGAGCAGCTGTTGAAGATCGCTATGTCCGCGTCTTCGGCGTCGTCGACTTCGCCAGCTCCGGCTGAAAGCAGCATCGCACGAACTGCCTCGCTGTCGTACTGATTGGCGCGGCAGCCGTATGTTCGCAGCAGAAACCTCATGCGGACGACGAAGCGGCCGTGACGGCCGGGCGCTCAGAGCTGATCATGTCGCTCGCTGCCGAGTCGGGGCGTCCTGCAGGCCGCAGTGGAAGCTGGACATAAAACGAGCTTCCCTCCCCCTCTCGACTCATCACCCAGATCATTCCGCCGTGCAGGTCGACAACCAGCTTGCAAAAAGTCAGTCCCAGTCCGGAGCTCCGGACTCGTGGCGCTTGCGAGCCCGCCACCTGCCCGAATTTTCTGAAGATCACCTCATGGTACTCGGGCGGAATTCCGGGGCCGTTATCGGTCACGGCGAACAGGACGCCGTCGCGCGTCTTCCGTGCGCTCAGTGACAGCGTGATCGCACTCGATGAATGCGTGACAGCATTCTGAATGAGATTCCAGAACACGCGCTTCAATAACGCCTTGTCGGCCTCGAACACCGGCGTGTCGTCGTCCACGCTGAGCGACGCCTTCGTGCCTTCCTGCAGGAAGCGGTGACTCCACTCATGCAGCAGCTCGGCGAGCAGCGCCGCCGGTGCAATCTGTGTGTAGCTCAGACTGATCGCGGCCTCTTCGATTCGCGCGACTTCGAGTATGTCCTCGATCAGAGCGAGCAGGTCCTCGGATTTCTCCTCGGCGGCGCCAATCGCCTGTCGCTGCGAATCGCTCAGAGCCCCGAAATCGCCGTCACCCAGCATCTCCAGCGTCGCCAGAACCGCGGTAAGCGGGCTCTTCAGATCATGCACGATCATCTTCATGAGATCGTCGCGCACTTTCTCGAGCTCGCGCAGCTTGCGATAGCTGTTCTCGAGCGCATCGGTAGCGGCCTTCAGCTTGAGCAGGCTGCGGACGCGCGCGCCGAGTACGAGACGATTGTGAGGCTTGGTGAGGAAATCGTCGCCGCCCGCCTCGATCCCCTTTACACGGTCACCAGTGTCGTTGAGAGCAGTGACGAATATCACCGGAATACGCGCTGTCCTGGAGTCGCGCTTGATGCGCCGGCAAACCTCGAAGCCGGTTGACCGTGTGTCGACGCCAAGATCGCCGGCCGGCATCGACACGTCGAGAATGCACAGATCAGGGCTGTGCTCGAAGCATGCGGCGAGCGCGGAGGGACCATCCTCCGCTGCGATCGTGCGATACCCGAGCGTGTTGAGCTGGTCGAACAGGAGCTCTACGTTTGCCGGAACGTCATCGGCCACGAGGATCAGTGGCGAGGAACCTGCGCCCGGCTCGGTCATCCGTTACGGCCGAACGCGCAGGCCGAAGCTGAGAGTGAAAGCGCGCTCGCGGACTGAGCCCACCGCGCCCGTCGCCGCCTCGGCGGAGCGCCATGCATGCTGTACAGTGACGTCGAACGCCGCGCGGTTTCTCGAGAATTGCGCGCCAAGTCCGCCTGAAACCGAGGTTTCACGCACTTCGCCGCCCGCAGCGAGAAACGGGAGCGTCCGATAGCGGCCGCCGAGGCGTATGAGAACCACGCGCTCCAGAATCCGCGGACCCGTGGCCTCGATTCCCGCGCCGGCGTCCCACGCGTCAACCGCTCTCGCTTCTTCCGAGCCAAGCCCATTCATCGCCGACCATTGATCCCGCGCCACCTGCGCACCAAGCGTTGCGCCGCTGATTCCTTCATAGGAGATGCCAATTCCATACCTGTCAGGAACGCTGGCTGACGCGACGACCGTGTCGCCGGATTGCGCCTCGAGGCCGCCACCTTTGCGCCCGGATATGCCGATGGCAAGCGAGGCCGCCGGGCGAATGATCGCGCCGGCCGAGATGCCGAATCCCGTGTAGCTGATATCCGATACCTGTTGGACAGGTGTGAAGCGAAGACTGTCCGGAAATGTCTGCTGAAACGATAGCCGATTGCGACCAACGAATACGTGTGCGCCCACGCCGATCTGAAGCAATCGGCTGGGAATCCATCCAGCCGCAAGACGCACATCGTTGATCGCTCCGATGCTGGTCACGGTCTCAGTCAGAAGCGCCATTTCGCCCGCGATGTCCTCCTCGCGCGTGGTCGTCGTTGCCCACGAGCGGTCGAGCAGCGTCGAAACCGAGAGAGCAACACTTCCCCGGCTACTCACCGGAAGCGATGCGACGGCCAGCGGGAACCGCGAGACCATCGAACGCTGCGTCTCGCTCCCTGAGGAAAATCGGCGGAACTCCGGCTCGTACTGGAGAAAGAGCACGGGCTCGGACATAGACGCGATAGAAGCCGGGTTCACCGCCGTCTGCGGATCGAATTGCGCCAAACCTCCCCCGGTCCCCAGCGCTCGAGTGCTGAATTCTCCCGGGGGATAGCCAAATCCCTGGGTCGTGAGCGCACCCTGGGCTCGGACAGAGCCCGTCGCCACGATAGTGAGTCCCGCAAAGAGCGACGCAACACGAATCAGGCGCGCGCGAATCATGGTAGGCCTCGAGATTTTCTTGTCGAGTAGCTGATGCGCAGGCGAGGTCGAAGCTCTGGAGCAGCCTCGATCGAAAAAAATCTGGCCTGAATGGGAGCCTGTCCTTCGGTAGTGCTCACGAGAACCAATGCGCGAGGCGTCTGATCCGGGTTCTGAGAGCGCCAAAGCGCAATGACCTGCGCCACCTCGAGCGTTTTGAGTCCGCTGTCGGCAGGCGAAATCTTGAGCGTGTCGAGCGTCGTGCCCGCCGTGATCTGCGCGGCCCGCGCGATGTCAGTCACGGATTTGGCCGCGAGCGAGACGTTCGCAAGCACACGAACGGTATCTCCAACCTCGCCAGACCTATCGGGACGCTGAGTGAGGAGCAGCGTTGCGCGCACGATCTGCGCGGTGTCGCCGATGAAACTGGGCACATCGAACCGCATGTACACCCGGCGGGCGGGCAGCCCGCCCACGTTCAGGGCCTCGGGCGGACCCGGCGGCGGGCCTTTCACGAGTAGCGTGTAGTCGGAAAGACTGAAGGCGATGGTCGCCTGATTAGTTGGCGTTTTCGACGACGGCCCCATGATGATCGGCCGCACCGTGGTGTCCTTGTCGGCGCGGAAATAGAGCTGCGCCCCGCCGCCGGCCTCGACCGAGAAAATCCGGAATTGAATCGATCCTTGTCCGGAAGCACGCAGGCCGATCCGCAGTCGCTGCCCACGCCTCGCCACGATTGCCGGACCCGGAATTTCGATATTGATCGAATCCTTGAAGTCAGCCGGGGCGAACGTCTTCGAAGCGATGAGACGATCGGGCGTAAAGAGTGCGGCGACGGCGCTCGTCAAAGAATCCGGAGCGTCCGTGTTGACGTCATAAGCCTGGACGAGAATAGGCCCCGGAAGCTTAGCGCCGACGGTGTCGACTCTCAGGCGGAGGCGAGCGCTGTCCACGACGGATATCTGCGGTGTGTCCGTCGGGGACTTGATGTACCTCTCGGGGATCGAATCGAATCTGATTACCGCGCGCGAATCGACCGAGTCGCCACGTGAGGCGAGGAGCATCGAGAGCTCGGTACCCAGGCCGGTTGCAGCGGAGACTGACGTATCGAGAACGACGGGATCGATGGTGATCGTCTCGATGATTCCCTGCTGATTCGAGCAGAGATCAGGACAGCCGGCGCTCGTGTCGAGAGTCTCGGTGCAGGCTGCGGCTATGCCGATCATCGAAAGCATGCCGGCAGCGCGAGCTCCGGCAGAAAAAAATCGCACTACGGCCTTCCACGTAAATGGTTCATGTCGAACGCCTCGGGAAGCAGCTCCGCCAGATGCCAGGTTGCCAGCTTGCCGTTGCGCGCATAACTGCGGATGAGCAAGTCAGGAGCGAACTCGCTCATTGTCTGCCTGCATGACCCGCACGGTGGTGATGGCTCGTCCGACTCACTCGCGATGGCAATCTCCTCGAATTTCGTGAGGCCCTGTGCGACGGCCGCGGCCACCGCCACTCGCTCTGCGCACAGCGCCTCGCCGTATGCGGCGTTCTCGACGTTGCATCCGGCCACGATTTCGCCGCTCGACGCCAGGATCGCGGCGCCGACGCGAAAGCGCGAATACGGCGCGTAAGCGTTCTCCATCGCGGCGAAGGCTGCGTCTCGCAGCCGGTCGCCGCTCGTACCGCTGTCGCTCACCACGCGCGCAGCTCGGAGAGAAACGAGCTTCCCGCCCCCCGATATGAGACACCAAGCCACTCCCCGACAGTTGCGCCCAGATCTGAAAAGGTTCCGCGGATGCCGAGGTCGGTGGGCCGGACCACTGGCCCGATGGCTAGCAGAGGAACTCTTTCGCGCGCGTGGTCGGTCGATGGGGTCGTCGGGTCGTTGCCGTGGTCAGCGGTGATGAAAAGCAGGTCGTCCTCTTTGAGTGGGGAGATGAGCGAGGGCAGTGCGCGGTCGAACTCGCGGAGCGCCTGATAGAACCCCTCAGCATCGTTTCGGTGCCCGTACAGCTGGTCGAAATCTACTAGGTTGGCAAACAGGAGCCCACTATCGTCCCCCCTGAGCCACGCGCGAATGGCGTCGATTCCTTCCGCGTTCGACGAGGTGTGCCGTGACACGATCGAACGTCGCGCAAAGAGATCGTCGATCTTGCCGACTCCCGCGCGGGCTATTCCGGCCGCGGCCAGTGCATCCAGAAGGGTCTCTTCCGGCGGATCGATCGAGAAGTCGCGGCGGTTCGGGGTCCGCTCGAAAAATCCCGGGACGCCCAGGAACGGACGAGCGATCACGCGCGAGACGTCGTGCGGTGAAACGAGAATCCTGCGAGCGTTTTCCGACGCTCGATACAGCTCCTCGAGCGGCACGATCTCCTCGTGAGCCGCAATCTGAAAAACGGAATCGGCCGAAGTGTAGACGATCCAGTCCCCGGTCCGCATGTGCTCTGCGCCAAGAGCGTCGATGATCTCCGTCCCGCTCGCAACCTGGTTGCCCAGTATTCCACGCCCGGTGATTTCGGAAAAATGCGCCAGAACCTCGGCGGGAAATCCGTCCGGATATGTGGGGAACGGTCGCGTTATGTGAACTCCCGCGATCTCCCAGTGGCCGGCGGTGCTGTCCTTGCCCGCCGAAGCGGGGTTCATTCGTCCCCAGGCACCGAGCGCGTGATCTGTCGGCTCTACGCCGTCGATGATCGCCATGTTGCCCAGCCCGCATGCGGCGAGACTCGGCAGGTCGAGACCACCAAGCGCGGTGGCGATGTGGCCGAGCGTGTCGCTGCCCGCGTCGCCGTAGTCGGCGGCGTCGGGTGCATCACCGATTCCGACGCCGTCCAGCACGATGATCGCCGCGCGCTTCATCGAGTCGTTCCGCCCCACCGGCCGCGCAGCCGAGACGCGCGATTCACTCATCGATGTAGTAGCGGTCGAGCCGCGACCCGAGGCCGGTCATGAGCTCATAGTAGGACATCTCCGCCAGACCGCCGAGCTCACCGATGCCAATGTGCGGGCCGCTGCCAGCAGACCCGATCAGAGTGACCTCGTCGCCCGCCTGACACTCGGAATCGGTAACGTCGAGCATGATCATGTCCATCGTCACCAATCCGACTACTGGCAGCGTGCCATCCGGCGTGACGGCCCATCCACGATTGCTGAGCGATCGCGGATATCCGTCCGCATAACCCATCGGGATCGTCGCAATCCTCCGTCGTGACAGTGCCTCATAAGTCGCGTCGTAGCTCACGGTGTCACCTGGCTCTATCCAGCGCGTCTCGACGATTCGCGCGCGAACGTGCACAACCGGCTCCGGATCGAGCGCCGGCCCTGCGGCGCTCCCCACACCGTACAGGTAGATGCCCGGCCGAACAGCGTCCCATTCCGAGCGTCCGTGTCTGACGATTGCGGCGCTCGCGTCCGTATGCAGGCACGCGGGCCGCGCCGGGAGAGTGGCGATCGCTTCGCGAAAGCGCTGCTCCTGCTTCGCCATCGAGCCGTCATCGAGCTCGGCCGAATGGAAGTGCGTGAACGCCCCGGCCGGTGGATGTCGCTCGACGATCGCGCGAAGCGAACCTGTTTCGCGCCATTGAACTCCCGCGCGAGACATGCCTGTATCGATCGAGAGGTGCCACTCGCTGCGATCTCCCTCCTGGCACCATTTCTCGATCTCATCCGCGGTCCCCAGTGTCGGTGTCAGCGCGAGCTGGCGTGCTGCAGCGTATTCGTCCGTGAGCAGCGGTGTAAACACAATGAGTGGCCGCGTGATTCCCGCCCGCCTGAGCGCTCGCCCTTCGGCGATCGTGGCGATGCCGTACGCATACGGATCGAGTGCCTCCAGCGCTTTGGCCACAGGCTCGGCGCCAAGTCCGTAAGCGTCGGCTTTGATCATAGGTATGAGCGGGACGCCCGCGCGAGATTGGGCTGTGCGCGCGTTGCGCACAATCGCTCCGACGTCGACGTCCATCCACGCGCGGTCTGGTCTGTGGATCATTGGCGAGTCGAAGAGATGCCCTCTAGAATTCCATTCACAGCGCGCAATCTAGCAAAGCAGGAGCCGCATGCACGACAAGGTCACACTCAACGATGCCCTCGAGCTGATGCGCGATCTCCGGCGCCGATGCGAATGGGACGCGGCGCAGACTCACGAGTCGCTGCGACCGTATCTGATCGAAGAAGCGCACGAGCTCGACGAAGCGATCAGGAACGGCAGCTCGACATTGATGAAGGAAGAGCTCGGGGACCTGCTCCTGCAGGTTCTGTTTCATTCTGTAATCGCGGAAGAGCGCGGCGAATTCGGCGCGAACGAGGTCGCCCACGCGCTGATCACCAAGATGCGCGGCCGTCACCCGCATCTGTTCGACGGCGAAGGCGCGCGTGAGACGTGGGAGCGCATGAAGGCGAAGAAGCGCGAGTCGATTGCCGACGGTTTGCCTGCGTCGCTGCCACCATTGCACCGCGCGCACAGGCTGCAGGACAGGGCGGCGGGGCTGGGCTTCGACTGGCCGGATGTCAGCGGTCCGGCAGCCAAAGTGGAAGAGGAGCTTTCCGAAGTCCGCGAGCAGCTTGAAGGGCGCCCCGCGCTGGCTGCGGGTGCGGCGCCAACGCTAGATCCCGATCATGCCCTTCTTGAAGCCGAGCTCGGCGATCTGTTGTTCGCGTGCGTGAATCTTTGCCGGAAGGCCGGTGTCCACGCGTCGCTGGCGCTCGATCGCGCGAACTCGAAGTTCGAGCAGCGCTTCAGGAATATCGAGGCGATGTGCCGCGAGCGCGGCATCGAGATTGGCGAAGCGGGCCTCGAGCAGCTCGACGCGCTATGGGAAGAAACGAAAAGCGCCGAGTGAGATCAGGGTCGAAGGCGATTCATCATGCGCGGAAACGCGATGGTCTCGCGCAGGTGAGACACACCGCAGATCCAGGCGACGGTTCTCTCCAGCCCCAGGCCAAATCCCGCGTGCACGAACGTTCCGTATTTCCGTAAGTCGAGATACCAGTTATATGCCTCGAGCGGCAGGTTCTCTTCCTTGATTCGCTGGACCAGCTTGTCGTAGTCGTCCTCGCGCTGCGAGCCGCCAATTATTTCCCCGTACCCTTCGGGGGCGAGACAGTCGTTGCACAGCACCGTTCGCGGGTCGGCGGGGTTCTCCTTCATATAGAAGGCTTTTGCCTCTTTAGGGTAATTGAAAACGAACACCGGACGGTCGTATCCCTCGACGAGAAGCGTCTCGTCTTCCGCTCCCATGTCGTCACCCCACTGAATCGCGCTCCCCTTCGACTGAAGCGTATTGACCGCGTCGGAGTAATTGATGCGCGGAAAAGGCATCGTCACTGTCTCGAGTCTGCTCACGTCGCGCTCGAGCTCCTTGAGCTCGGGCATTCTTTTGTCGAGGCATCGCGCGACGAGATAGGAGATGAACTCCTCCTGGAGGCGCATGTTGTCGT containing:
- the mazG gene encoding nucleoside triphosphate pyrophosphohydrolase, which gives rise to MHDKVTLNDALELMRDLRRRCEWDAAQTHESLRPYLIEEAHELDEAIRNGSSTLMKEELGDLLLQVLFHSVIAEERGEFGANEVAHALITKMRGRHPHLFDGEGARETWERMKAKKRESIADGLPASLPPLHRAHRLQDRAAGLGFDWPDVSGPAAKVEEELSEVREQLEGRPALAAGAAPTLDPDHALLEAELGDLLFACVNLCRKAGVHASLALDRANSKFEQRFRNIEAMCRERGIEIGEAGLEQLDALWEETKSAE
- a CDS encoding phosphopentomutase; its protein translation is MSESRVSAARPVGRNDSMKRAAIIVLDGVGIGDAPDAADYGDAGSDTLGHIATALGGLDLPSLAACGLGNMAIIDGVEPTDHALGAWGRMNPASAGKDSTAGHWEIAGVHITRPFPTYPDGFPAEVLAHFSEITGRGILGNQVASGTEIIDALGAEHMRTGDWIVYTSADSVFQIAAHEEIVPLEELYRASENARRILVSPHDVSRVIARPFLGVPGFFERTPNRRDFSIDPPEETLLDALAAAGIARAGVGKIDDLFARRSIVSRHTSSNAEGIDAIRAWLRGDDSGLLFANLVDFDQLYGHRNDAEGFYQALREFDRALPSLISPLKEDDLLFITADHGNDPTTPSTDHARERVPLLAIGPVVRPTDLGIRGTFSDLGATVGEWLGVSYRGAGSSFLSELRAW
- the miaB gene encoding tRNA (N6-isopentenyl adenosine(37)-C2)-methylthiotransferase MiaB; this encodes MKPTVESTVYIETYGCQMNVSDSELMLGKLAASGYRPVDVPETADVILVNTCAIREHAEQRVIGRLGEMKSRMKRGAVLGVTGCMAQRLGPQILQRASHVSLVIGPDGYRALPLLIENARRGARTSSTDFDLEEHYEDFSARRFDSVKAWIPVQRGCDYRCTYCIVPTTRGPERSRRLEDVVRETKTVVAEGMTEVVLLGQTVNSYNDGRYDFADLLRAVGAVGGLRRLRFTSPHPNDFSDRVVAAMADTDAVCEHVHLPMQSGSSVVLKRMLRRYTREKYLECVARLRAAIPGLALTTDVIVGFPGETDDDFEATLSAVREVGFEDAFTFKFSLREGTPATRFPPSETVPDEVAGERLARLIDTVRSGVRDRNLRQLGQRREVLIEKEARRGGLLQARTRDFKTVIIPGEPSMIGSYATVELTGTTGSTFTGVPVRERAPLPMAV
- a CDS encoding MiaB/RimO family radical SAM methylthiotransferase, whose translation is MRFLLRTYGCRANQYDSEAVRAMLLSAGAGEVDDAEDADIAIFNSCSVTAAAEAELRKGVRRAARSNPSLRTVVMGCAPGLSIRDERIAPLRTLPTVSDTVAGANLNMIAATLGLRNAPSPSGARTQTGARALLRIQDGCDEHCTFCATTLARGSNRSRSLHELVAEAQLLAESHPEIVLTGIHIGSYGTDTGSSLSLLVEALIKAIPLVRFRLSSLEATEVDDRLLELLADPARLAPYLHAPLQSGSDRVLRRMGRHWYTARTYEARIERIVGSRRVFGLGADVICGFPGEAEEDHHQTRALIERLPFTSLHVFPYSARPGAAASRLRGEVASTDIDRRCSELRELSRHKSADYRNLRADGTADVVAISAQDGLTEDHLSVAIASPGIRRRDRFAAKLFVRNATLTATTTGSLEA
- the alr gene encoding alanine racemase encodes the protein MIHRPDRAWMDVDVGAIVRNARTAQSRAGVPLIPMIKADAYGLGAEPVAKALEALDPYAYGIATIAEGRALRRAGITRPLIVFTPLLTDEYAAARQLALTPTLGTADEIEKWCQEGDRSEWHLSIDTGMSRAGVQWRETGSLRAIVERHPPAGAFTHFHSAELDDGSMAKQEQRFREAIATLPARPACLHTDASAAIVRHGRSEWDAVRPGIYLYGVGSAAGPALDPEPVVHVRARIVETRWIEPGDTVSYDATYEALSRRRIATIPMGYADGYPRSLSNRGWAVTPDGTLPVVGLVTMDMIMLDVTDSECQAGDEVTLIGSAGSGPHIGIGELGGLAEMSYYELMTGLGSRLDRYYIDE
- a CDS encoding ATP-binding protein, with the protein product MTEPGAGSSPLILVADDVPANVELLFDQLNTLGYRTIAAEDGPSALAACFEHSPDLCILDVSMPAGDLGVDTRSTGFEVCRRIKRDSRTARIPVIFVTALNDTGDRVKGIEAGGDDFLTKPHNRLVLGARVRSLLKLKAATDALENSYRKLRELEKVRDDLMKMIVHDLKSPLTAVLATLEMLGDGDFGALSDSQRQAIGAAEEKSEDLLALIEDILEVARIEEAAISLSYTQIAPAALLAELLHEWSHRFLQEGTKASLSVDDDTPVFEADKALLKRVFWNLIQNAVTHSSSAITLSLSARKTRDGVLFAVTDNGPGIPPEYHEVIFRKFGQVAGSQAPRVRSSGLGLTFCKLVVDLHGGMIWVMSREGEGSSFYVQLPLRPAGRPDSAASDMISSERPAVTAASSSA
- a CDS encoding cytidine deaminase, with translation MSDSGTSGDRLRDAAFAAMENAYAPYSRFRVGAAILASSGEIVAGCNVENAAYGEALCAERVAVAAAVAQGLTKFEEIAIASESDEPSPPCGSCRQTMSEFAPDLLIRSYARNGKLATWHLAELLPEAFDMNHLRGRP